Within the Saccharomonospora amisosensis genome, the region CGTGACCAGTGGCCGGTTCGCGGATAAGTAGATCGCACTGCGCGAGCTCGCCGGGCTGGTACTCAGTCCGGCTGGCCGGGTCCAGTGGGGTGAACAGCGGCCGCAGTTCCGCACCCGGTCCTTGAGCACCGTCAGCGACCTGGCCCAGCCGATCCGTTCCGCGATCACGGTCGCCGGCATGGTCGGCCACTGCGCCAGCAGCGCCCGGATCTGCGGCTCGACCGCGTCCACGATCGAGCCCTTAGCCAGCCGATGATACTGCGGGGGCGCGGCGGCCGCCAGCGCCCGCCGCACGGTGTTCCTGCTGACACCGAGCTGACGGACGATCGCCTTGATCGGCATCCCTTCAGCCCGGTGAAGACGGCGGATCTCCGCCCAGTCCTCCACGTTGAGCACTCCCTACTGTCAACGGGGGTCCGTTTTCACCCGTCGGTAGGGGTCAGTTTTCACGCGTCGCCGACAGCACCCAAGCCCGCCAACACATCCAGACCGGGATGAAAAGGGCTCACTGATGATCTTGGTTTGAGGTGATGTTGGTGTGGCTGCGCCGTGGATCGTGTCGGACGAGTTGTGGTCGCGGATCGAGCCGTTGCTGCCGGTGCGTCCTGCTGGCAGGACGGGGCCGAAGCCGCTGCCGGATCGGCAGGTGCTGCAGGGCATCTTGTTCGTGCTCTACACCGGCATCGGGTGGGAGGACTTGCCGCAGGAGCTGGGCTTCGGCTCAGGCATGACCTGCTGGCGGCGATTGCGGGACTGGCAAGACGCCGGGGTGTTCGACCGGCTGCACGAGGTGTTGCTGACCGAACTGAACGCGGCCGCCGTGATCGACTGGTCCCGGGCGTGTGTGGACGCCTCGCACGTGCGCGCGAAAAAGGGGGCCTGGATACCGGGCCGAGCCCGGTCGATCGGGCCAAGACCGGCTCCAAGCACCATGTGATCTGCGACGGCGGCGGCATCCCGCTGGCGGTGCGTCTCACCGGCGGCAACCGCAACGACGTGACCCAGCTTCTGCCGCTGGTCGAGGCCATCCCGCCGGTACGGGGACGGCGAGGCAGGCCCCGCCGCAGACCCGACGTCCTCGTGGC harbors:
- a CDS encoding IS5 family transposase (programmed frameshift) gives rise to the protein MAAPWIVSDELWSRIEPLLPVRPAGRTGPKPLPDRQVLQGILFVLYTGIGWEDLPQELGFGSGMTCWRRLRDWQDAGVFDRLHEVLLTELNAAAVIDWSRACVDASHVRAKKGGLDTGPSPVDRAKTGSKHHVICDGGGIPLAVRLTGGNRNDVTQLLPLVEAIPPVRGRRGRPRRRPDVLVADRGYDYDTYREALRRRGIRPLISRRGTRDSNQAVRWVVEQTLALLHQFRRLATRWERRTDIHHGLLTLATSIICWRRLPNRIRQEL